The Ictalurus punctatus breed USDA103 chromosome 9, Coco_2.0, whole genome shotgun sequence genome contains a region encoding:
- the LOC128633558 gene encoding CUB and zona pellucida-like domain-containing protein 1: MSNVECPAARVDCSSDSMNIAIRKSYLDSLGFSWYDLYLDDHRCRASTDNYYVTFNFRLHSCSTGRTTENGRIIYTNNVRAAQSTSGEITRNDTAFPLVVRCVMERNSSVRILYEAKEITNAAITGTGRFNTTMAFYPSSSFYYPITDSPYRVNLNQQLYVQVQLTPAEPNLHLFMDSCVASPNHDYSSRTYDLIRNGCRRDNTVNIYRNGNRYFAQFSFSAFKFLRTHNQVFLKCDVIICPDNDYNSRCRQGCLNRGKRSTSSDHHTEVLTLGPITL, translated from the exons ATGTCAAACGTTGAATGTCCTGCAGCCCGTGTGGATTGCTCCTCTGACTCGATGAACATTGCCATCCGTAAATCCTACCTGGACTCACTGGGCTTCAGCTGGTACGACCTTTATCTTGATGACCATCGCTGCAGAGCTTCAACTGACAACTACTATGTCACCTTCAACTTCCGTCTCCATAGCTGCAGCACCGGGAGAACG ACTGAGAACGGACGTATTATCTACACCAATAATGTGCGAGCAGCTCAGTCAACGTCGGGTGAGATCACCCGAAATGATACAGCTTTCCCGTTGGTTGTGAGATGTGTGATGGAGCGTAATTCTTCAGTCAGGATTCTTTATGAGGCCAAAGAGATTACAAATGCAGCTATCACTGGAACGGGTCGGTTCAACACCACCATGGCCTTTTACCCATCCAGCAGCTTTTACTACCCCATCACCGATTCCCCGTACCGAGTGAACCTCAATCAGCAACTGTACGTGCAGGTGCAGCTAACTCCAGCCGAACCAAACCTCCACCTGTTCATGGACTCCTGTGTGGCCTCGCCAAACCACGACTACAGCAGCCGCACCTATGACCTTATACGCAATGG CTGTCGGAGAGACAACACGGTAAACATATACAGAAATGGAAATCGTTACTTCGCTCAGTTCAGCTTCAGCGCATTCAAGTTCCTGCGCACACACAACCAGGTGTTCCTCAAGTGTGATGTCATTATCTGCCCTGACAACGACTACAACTCACGATGTCGCCAAGGATGCCTCAATCGCGGGAAACGAAGCACTAGCTCTGATCACCACACTGAGGTTCTTACCCTTGGGCCAATCACACTCTAA